A DNA window from Mobula birostris isolate sMobBir1 chromosome 3, sMobBir1.hap1, whole genome shotgun sequence contains the following coding sequences:
- the LOC140195436 gene encoding metalloreductase STEAP4-like encodes MIPLHQTTSRRRLDHKREAICIFGTGDFGRSLGMRLLKSGYPVIYGSRNPKNSTLLPSGAQVTTHAEALKESKIIFLAVHRENYDFLPALSNLLDDKVLVDVSNNLKVNQYPESNAQYLSQLVPKAIVVKGFNTVSAWALQSGSLDANSQVFICGDDTKSKQQVMDVARSLGLTPLDQGSLLAAEEVEKYPLQLFPMWRLPFIVTAGLTIFFFLYCVVIKVIYPYVEKDKDNSYLLMVSIPNTIFPVVSLILLGLVYLPGVIAAFLQLYRGTKYKRFPEWLDKWMLCRKQLGLVAFAYGFLHVFYSLIASLRYSVYWSYVKYAAEEVKKNSSSELKMVWSWRSDAFYASGILGFSVFFLLGITSLPSVSNTMNWREFRFVQSKLGHVTLLLCTLHTALLGWNKFLYPSHYRWGLPPTYLLSMMIPCIVLTLKLVLIIPCVDRMVNRIRQGWERKKNGPSDLNI; translated from the exons ATGATCCCACTTCATCAGACGACCAGCAGAAGAAGGTTGGACCATAAGCGGGAGGCAATCTGCATTTTTGGCACTGGGGACTTCGGCCGATCTTTGGGTATGAGGCTGCTCAAGTCAGGGTACCCAGTGATATATGGCAGTCGAAACCCAAAAAATTCCACCCTACTACCGAGTGGAGCTCAAGTCACTACCCATGCTGAAGCCCTGAAAGAATCTAAGATCATTTTcctggcagttcacagggagaactaTGATTTTCTCCCAGCTCTGTCCAATTTATTAGATGATAAAGTGCTGGTGGACGTGAGCAACAACCTCAAAGTGAATCAGTACCCTGAGTCCAATGCTCAGTATCTTTCTCAGCTGGTCCCCAAAGCAATTGTGGTGAAGGGATTTAACACAGTTTCAGCCTGGGCCCTTCAGTCAGGCAGCCTGGATGCCAACAGTCAG GTCTTTATCTGTGGCGACGACACTAAATCCAAACAGCAGGTGATGGATGTTGCCAGGAGTCTAGGCCTCACTCCTTTAGACCAGGGATCTCTTCTAGCAGCTGAAGAAGTGGAGAAATATCCACTGCAGCTCTTTCCAATGTGGAGATTACCATTTATTGTAACAGCTGGTCTCACAATATTCTTCTTCTTATATTGTGTGGTGATTAAAGTGATCTATCCCTATGTGGAAAAGGATAAGGATAATTCCTATCTGTTGATGGTTTCCATACCCAATACGATTTTTCCAGTtgtctctctcattctccttgGGCTGGTTTACTTGCCAGGTGTgattgctgcattcctccagctcTACAGAGGGACAAAGTACAAGAGGTTTCCTGAGTGGCTTGACAAGTGGATGCTGTGCCGAAAACAACTCGGACTTGTGGCATTTGCATACGGTTTTCTTCATGTATTCTATTCATTGATCGCATCACTTAGGTACTCAGTTTACTGGAGCTATGTTAAATATGCTGCAGAAGAG GTGAAAAAGAACTCATCCTCAGAACTTAAGATGGTCTGGAGCTGGCGAAGTGATGCATTTTATGCATCTGGAATCCTGGGCTTTTCAGTCTTCTTTTTGCTTGGAATAACCTCTCTACCATCTGTGAGCAACACTATGAACTGGAGAGAATTCAGATTTGTTCAG TCGAAGCTGGGTCATGTCACATTGTTGCTGTGCACATTGCATACCGCTTTACTCGGGTGGAATAAATTTCTCTATCCCTCACACTACAGGTGGGGACTTCCACCAACATATCTCCTGTCCATGATGATTCCATGCATTGTGCTGACTCTAAAGCTAGttctcataattccatgtgtaGACAGAATGGTCAACAGAATCCGGCAAGGttgggaaaggaaaaaaaacGGCCCAAGTGATCTCAATATTTGA